In Populus nigra chromosome 1, ddPopNigr1.1, whole genome shotgun sequence, one genomic interval encodes:
- the LOC133671332 gene encoding 3-isopropylmalate dehydrogenase, chloroplastic-like gives MIASASSMQINALHPIKPMFLLKPASLRPSRIRCAAATTKPSKRYSITLLPGDGIGPEVISVAKNVLNLAGSLEGIEFNFQEMPMGGSALDLVGVPLPDETLLAAKKSDAVLLGAIGGYKWDQNEKHLKPETGLLQLREGLEVFANLRPATVLPQLVDASTLKKEVAEGVDVMVVRELTGGIYFGKPRGFGTNEDGEEIGFNTEVYATYEVDRIARVAFETARKRHGKLCSVDKANVLEASMFWRKRVIAIAAEYPDVELSHMYVDNAAMQLVRNPKQFDTIVTNNIFGDILSDEASMITGSIGMLPSASLGSSGPGLFEPIHGSAPDIANQDKANPLATVLSAAMLLKYGLGEENAAKRIENAVLDTLNKGFRTGDIYSAGNKLVGCKEMGEEVLKSVDSQVAAAV, from the exons ATGATTGCTTCTGCTTCCTCTATGCAGATTAATGCGCTGCATCCAATCAAACCCATGTTCCTTCTTAAACCTGCCTCCCTGAGACCAAGCAGAATCAGGTGCGCCGCTGCCACCACCAAGCCATCCAAACGCTACTCCATCACTCTTCTCCCTGGCGATGGCATTGGTCCCGAAGTCATCTCTGTCGCCAAAAACGTACTCAACCTTGCTGGGTCTCTTGAAG GGATTGAATTTAACTTTCAAGAAATGCCTATGGGTGGATCTGCTTTGGATCTGGTTGGAGTTCCATTGCCGGACGAAACCCTTTTGGCAGCGAAGAAATCTGACGCAGTTCTTCTTGGAGCCATTGGAGG GTACAAAtgggatcaaaatgaaaaacatctGAAGCCAGAGACTGGATTGCTTCAGCTTAGAGAAGGTCTTGAGGTCTTTGCGAATTTGAGGCCAGCAACTGTTTTGCCACAG CTAGTGGATGCTTCAACTTTAAAGAAAGAGGTTGCTGAAGGTGTTGATGTAATGGTTGTAAGAGAGCTTACTGGAG GTATTTATTTTGGGAAGCCAAGGGGTTTTGGCACCAATGAAGATGGTGAAGAGATAGGCTTCAATACCGAGGTGTATGCTACATACGAG GTTGATCGTATTGCACGTGTTGCATTTGAGACTGCTAGGAAGCGACATGGAAAACTTTGCTCAGTTGACAAAGCAAATGTCTTGGAG gcatcaatgttttggagaaaacgAGTGATCGCTATAGCGGCAGAATATCCTGATGTTGAGCTTTCACACATGTATGTTGATAATGCCGCAATGCAGCTTGTCCGCAATCCAAAACAG TTTGACACAATAGTGACGAACAACATATTTGGCGATATACTATCTGATGAGGCTTCAATGATTACTGGAAGTATTGGGATGCTTCCATCTGCTAGTCTTGGTTCATCA GGACCTGGACTTTTTGAACCAATACATGGTTCTGCTCCTGACATTGCTAACCAG GATAAGGCCAACCCATTGGCAACTGTTCTGAGTGCTGCAATGCTTTTGAAGTATGGTCTGGGGGAAGAAAATGCTGCCAAGAGAATTGAGAATGCAGTCTTGGATACCCTGAATAAGGGTTTTCGAACTGGTGATATTTACTCAGCTGGAAAT AAATTAGTAGGATGCAAGGAAATGGGTGAAGAGGTGCTGAAATCAGTAGACTCCcaagttgctgctgctgtttga